ACGCCGCTCATCATCAGCGGCCAGGCCGAGGACCAGACCGACCTCTACCTGCGCATCAACGCTGTCATTCCGCAACTCGCCAAGCAGATCGGCGAAGCCGATCCGCGTACCGGCGAGGGCGTGATCCAGGCCGGCGACTTCACCGCCGACGAGAAGACCCACCAGGTCTTCCTGACCGAGGACGGCCACGAGAAGGCCGAGTCGCTGCTGGCGCAGGCCGGCCTGCTGGCCGAAGGCGCGTCGCTCTACGATGCCGCCAACATCACGCTGGTGCACCACCTGTACGCCTCGCTGCGCGCGCACCACCTGTTCCACCGCGACCAGCATTACGTGGTGCAGAACGGCGAGGTCATCATCGTCGACGAGTTCACCGGCCGGCTGATGAGCGGGCGGCGCTGGAGCGACGGCCTGCACCAGGCGGTCGAGGCCAAGGAAGGCGTGAACATCCAGGCCGAGAACCAGACGCTGGCCTCGATCACCTTCCAGAACTACTTCCGCATGTACGCCAAGCTCGGCGGCATGACCGGCACGGCCGACACCGAGGCCTACGAGTTCCAGGAGATCTACGGCCTCGAGACCGTGGTGATCCCGCCCAACCGCCCGACCATCCGCCGCGACGAACTCGACCTGGTCTACAAGACCGACCGCGAGAAGTACGACGCCGTCACCGCCGACATCCGCGAGTGCTACGAGCGTGGCCAGCCGGTGCTGGTGGGCACGACCTCGATCGAGAACTCCGAGCGCGTTTCCGAGCTGCTGAACAAGGCCGGGCTGCCGCACCAGGTGCTCAACGCCAAGCAGCATGCCCGCGAGGCCGAGATCATCGCCCAGGCCGGACGGCCGAAGATGGTGACGATCGCCACCAACATGGCCGGCCGCGGCACCGACATCGTGCTGGGCGGCAACGTCGAGAAGCAGGTGCAGCTGCTGGAGGCCGACGCGTCGGTGCCCGAGGTCGACAAGGCCGCGCGCATCCAGACGCTCAAGGACGAGTGGCAGGGCCTGCACGAGCAGGTCGTGGCGCTGGGCGGCCTGCGCATCATCGCCACCGAACGCCACGAGAGCCGCCGCATCGACAACCAGCTGCGCGGCCGCGCCGGCCGCCAGGGCGACCCGGGCAGCTCGCGCTTCTACCTGTCGCTGGAGGATTCGCTGATGCGCATCTTCGCCGGCGACCGCGTCAAGGCGATCATGGAGCGCCTGAAGATGCCCGACGGCGAGGCGATCGAGGCCGGCATCGTCACGCGCAGCATCGAGAGCGCGCAGCGCAAGGTCGAGGCGCGCAACTTCGACGTGCGCAAGCAGCTGCTCGAATACGACGATGTCAGCAACGACCAGCGCAAGGTCATCTACTCGCAGCGCAACGAGATCCTCGAGCAGACCGACGTCGACGCCCAGATCGCCCACCTGCGCCGCGGCGCGATGACCGACGTCGTGCGCACCTACGTGCCGGCCGAGAGCGTCGAGGAACAGTGGGAACTCGCCACGCTCGAATCGACGCTGCGCGACGAATGGCAGCTCGACGTGCCGCTGCGGGCGGTGGTCGACAAGAGCGACGCGATGTCCGACGAGGACGTCGTCGAGCGCGTGGTCACCGCCGCCAACGATGCCTTCGACGCCAAGCTGGCGCAGGTCGGCCGCGAGCAGTTCGCCAGCTTCGAACGCATGATCCTGCTGCAGTCGATCGACACCCACTGGCGCGAGCACCTGGCCGCGCTCGACTACCTGCGCCAGGGCATCCACCTGCGCGGCTACGCGCAGAAGAACCCGAAGCAGGAATACAAGCGCGAGGCCTTCGAGCTCTTCAGCCAGCTGCTCGACCGCGTCAAGCTCGACGTCACGCGGGTGCTGATGACCGTGCGCATCCAGAGCCGCGAAGAGGCCGCCCAGGCCGCCGAGGCGATCGAGGTGCGTGCCGAGCAGATCAGCAACGTGACCTACACGCACCCGAACGAGGACGGCAGCGTCTCGCAGGATGCGGCGGCGGCATCGGCGGCCGAAGGCCTGCCGCTGCAGCAGGGCCTGCGTGTCGGCCGCAACGACCCGTGCCCTTGCGGCAGCGGCAAGAAATACAAGCAGTGCCACGGCAAGCTGGCTTGAGCCGGCCCGAGCCGCGCCTGACTTGCCCTCCCCACGTTCCACCATCTCCCGACGAGGTCTGCCATGCCCGTGAACCTGCGCGCTCCCCTGCCTGAAGAACTGCACCCGGTGGCCGGCGTCAAGCTCGGCATCACGATGGCCGGCGTGCGCAAGGCGAATCGCCGCGACCTGACCGTGGTCACGCTGGTGCCCGGCTCCAGCGTGGCGGGGGTGTTCACCACCAACCGCTTCTGCGCCGCGCCGGTGCAGATCTGCCGCGAGCACCTCGCCGCCGGCCCGGCCAAGCGCGCCATCGTCATCAACACCGGCAACGCCAACGCCGGCACCGGCGAAGACGGCCTGGTGCGCGCGCGCTCGGTCTGCGTCGCGCTGGCGCAGCAGCTCAACCTCGCGCCCGAGGAAGTGCTGCCGTTCTCGACCGGCGTGATCATGGAGACGCTGCCCGCCGACCGCATCCAGGCCGGCCTGCCCGCCGCGATCGCCGACGCCCGCGAGGACCACTGGGCGCAGGCCGCCGAAGCCATCATGACCACCGACACGCTGCCCAAGGCCGCGTCGCGCCAGGTGCAGATCGGCGGCAAGACCGTCACCGTGACCGGCATCAGCAAGGGCGCCGGCATGATCCGGCCCAACATGGCGACCATGCTCGGCTTCGTCGCCACCGACGCGGTGATCGAGCCGCGCCTGCTGCAGGAACTGGTGCGCGAAGCCGCCGACCGCAGCTTCAACCGCATCACGATCGACGGCGACACGTCGACCAACGACAGCTTCCTGCTGATCGCCACCCACCAGGCCGGCCACGCGCCGATCACGCAGCTCGAATCGCCCGAAGGCGCGGCATTGCGCTCCGCGGTGATCGCGGTGTCGCAGCAGCTCGCGCAGGCGATCGTGCGCGACGGCGAGGGTGCGACCAAGTTCATCACCATCCGCGTCGAGGGCGGCCGCCACAAGGAAGAGTGCCGCCAGGTGGCCTACGCGATCGCGCATTCGCCGCTGGTCAAGACCGCGTTCTTCGCCAGCGACCCGAACCTGGGCCGCATCCTGGCCGCGGTCGGTTACGCCGGCATCGACGACCTGGACCAGAACCTGATCGACCTGTTCCTCGACGACGTGCACGTGGCGCGCAACGGTGGCCGCCACCCCGACTACCGCGAGGAAGACGGCTCGCGCGTGATGAAGCAGGCCGAGATCACCGTGCGGGTGGACCTGCACCGCGGCAACCGCCGCGCCACGGTCTGGACCTGCGACCTGTCGCACGACTACGTCACCATCAACGCCGACTACCGCAGCTGAGCCACGGCGGTGCCGATCCCGTCCGCGCCCTGAACAACGCCCCGCCGAGCGGGGCGTTGTCGTTTGCGGGCCTCAGTCGGTGATCAGCTTGCCGCTTTGTAGCAGGTGCTGGATCACCTGCTGCTGATCGCCGCCGGCAGCGCCAATCAGGTCGACGCCGGTGAACTCGATCACCTGATCGACCGGCCCGGTCGCGCCCTGCGATCGCACCTCGAGGAGGGTCGACTGGCCGCTGCTGTCGAGCTTGAAGTCGAGGAAGTCCGCCAGGTTGCCGACGTCGTTGCCGAAGTGCTGCTCGCCGAGCAGCAGGTCGCGCAGGTCGAGCAGGTCGCCGCCGTTGGCGGGTGTGCCGACGTCGAAGTCCGCGATGCGGTCCCGTGCCGGGCTGGCGGCGCTGCCGGCGTCCGCCAGGTGCCACCGGAGCACATCGGCGCCCAGGCCGCCGGCCAGCACGTCGTCGCCGCTGCCGCCGCGCAGCAGGTCGGCGCCGGCGCCGCCGGCGAGGGTGTCGTCGCCATCGAGGCCGTAGAGCCGGTCGCTGCCCGTGCTGCCGTCCAGGGCATGGCCGCCGCTCGTGCTGTCGGTCGTGACCGTGGTCTGCGCCTCGGCGGCCAGCACGTCGACCGTCAGCAGGCTGCCGACATTCGCCTGCGCGGTGGCGCCGGCGCTGTCGGTGGCCGTCAGCGTGGTGGCCGACAGCAGCTTGGCGTTGACCGCATCGCCGAGCAGGCCGCCGCTGTTCTCGAGGTGCACGCTGGCCAGGAACTCGTTGATCAGCGGGTTGCTCAGCGTGCCGCCGTCGGCTGCGGTGATGGTCAGCGTCGACTCGTTGCTGCACAGCAGGCCGCCGAGCGTGCCGAGCAAGCCGCCGGTTTGCGCTGGCGTGGTGTTCTCGAGCACCTGCAGGCCCAGTTCGGCGGCCAGCCGCACGTCATAGGCGAAGTGGTGGGTGGTGGTGACGAGGCTCGTCAGCTTGCCGAGCAGGCCGCTGTCGTAATGCAGCTCGACCTGCTTCAGGTCGCCGTCGACATCGTGGGCGCCGAAGGCCTGCTGGCGGCCGAAGTCGAGGATGTCGAGCACGTTGGCATCGATCAGGCCCAGCAGGCCGCCCCCGCCGCTGGCGCGCACGGTCGGTGCGTCGTTGCTGCCGTGGATCGTGATCGTCACGGTCTGCGCGGTGCCGTCGGCGCTGTGCACGACGAAGCGGTCGGTCAGCGTCTGGCCCGGGGCGAGCGCGTCGACCTTCGGGTGGCCGTTGTCGAGCGTGTACGTCCAGCGGCCGCTGGCGTCGATGCCGTACTGGCCCAGGCCGAGGGTGCTGGCGCCGCTGCCGACCGGCTGGAACCGGGCCTGCGCGGGCCCGTCGCCGTCGTGCACGCTGAGCTGGCCGTGCGTGCTGCTGGCTGACGAACGGCTGCTGTCATGGTCGCGGTCGCAACCGTTGCTGGCGGTGAGGCTGCCCGCTTCGGTCACGTCGCCGTGGTCGACGCCGCCGATCACGGCCGCCTGGTCCGGCGGCCGCACCACGTCGAGCCCGAGCGTGCCGTCGGCGGTGTCGCCATCGCCGTCGATCAGCGTGAACCGCACGTCGGTGCGACCCGCCTCGGCGCCCGGGCTGAAGGTGTAGGCGCCGCTGTCGAGCTGCACCGCCAGGCTGCCGCCGTGCGCCAGCGCCACGCTCAGCACGCCGGTCTGCGCGTCATGGCTGCCGGCGTTCGTTCCGGTGCCCGCCTGCACGCCGACGCTGCCCGGTGGCCCGGGGTGGTAGGTGTAGGTCACGCCGTCGATCGTGATCGACGCGATGCGCGCCCCGTCGGCGCCGCCGCCGGCGATCAGCTGGCCGCTGACCGGCGCCTGCACCGGGGTGCTCAGCACTGCGTCGAGCTGGTTGAAGTCGCTCACCCGCAGCGCGTCGGTGTCGTGCCCGCTGCTGCCGTCGTAGGCGATGCCGTCCATGCTGGCCTGCGTCGTGCTGTCACCCAGGCCGATCGCGCGGCTGTCGATCGCCTGGCTGGTGACGAAGGACTCCCACTGCCGCTGCTCGGCGCTGTCGATCCCGTGGCCGCGGTTGGGCTCGCCGTCCGACAGGAAGTAGCTGACGTTCTGCGCGCCCGCCAGTCTGCCGGCGCTCAGGAAGGCGCTCTGCGCTGCCGCCAGCGCCGAGTCGTAGTGCGTGCCGCCGTCGGCCTGCAGACTGGCGAGCAGCTGCCGGGCCGTGGCCACGTCGGTCCAGACCTCGCCGATGGCCTGCGCGGTCGACGAGAACGTCACCAGCCGCACGGCCACATCGCCCATCGCCTCGTGGCGGTCGAGCAGCTGGCCGATCGCCTCGATCGCGCTGGCCAGCCGGGTCGCGCCGGCCACGCCGTCGGCGGTGTCCATGCTGCCCGACACGTCGAGGCTGATCAGCAGGTTGGTGCGCGCCGCCGTGGCACTGACGCTGTCGTTGCGGGCCAGCGGCGCGTCGTCGTCGATCTGCAGTTCGATCGTCGCGTCGCGGCCGTGCACGCCGTCGCTCAGGTGCACGCCCACGCCGAGCGAGAGTCGATCTTCGCCGGCCGCGCCGTGGTCGAGCGGGCGCGACAGCGTCACCTCGTAGGCGCCGCCGGCGTCGATGCTGACGCGCAGCGCCTCGGCGCCGTCGGCCGTGCCGACGTGGCCGACCAGCGTGGTGCTGCCGTCGCCGGTCCAGACGATCGCCTGCCCGCCCGAACTCAGCGCGTCCGGCGGGGCACTCAGCGTCACGCTCAGCTGTGCGCTGTCGGCGTCGCTGAAGCTCAGCTGGCCGCTGAAGCTGCGCGCGTCGGTGCTGTCGTCACCGGGGTGTGCGCCGACGTCATCGGCCTGGCCGCCGGCCAGGCCTTCTTCGGACACCTGCGCGCTCAGCTGGCCGCCGATCACGGGCAAGGCGCCGTCGATGATCTGCGTGCCGACCGAGCCTGCGCCCGACGCGATCACCACGTTCTCGAAGCCGCCGCCCGAGGTGCCGGCGATCGAGACGATCACCGACTCGGTGCCCTCGACCGCGTGGTCGTTCAGTGCCGACAGCGCCACGGTGGCCGAGGTCGAGCCGGCCTTGATCGTGATCTCCACGACCGCGCCCACGTAGTCGGCGCCGTCGGTGGCCGTGCCGGCGTAGCTCAGCCGCACGGTCATGTCGGTGGCGGCGGCCTTGTCGAGCGTGACCGTGTAGTCCGCCGTCACATGACCCTCGATCACCGTGCCCGGCCCCGAGATCGACAGCGTCGCGGTGTCCTCCGGGCCCGGCGCGGTGCCTGGGCCCGGACCTGGCGGGCCGGACGGCACGACGTCGTCCATCAGCATCGTCGTCACCGAGCCCGCGCTCGACGAGATCGCCACGTTCGCGAAGCCGCCGCCGTTCGAGCCGGCGATCGACACGACGAGGGTTTCCGTGCCTTCCGCGTAGGCGTCGTCGATCGTGCTCAGATCGAACGTCGCCGCACGAGCTCCCGCCTGGATGGTGACCGAAACGAACTGGTGCGCGTAGTCGACGCCACCGGTCGCCGACCCGGAAAACGCCAGCCAGACCGTCATGTCGGTGGCCGCCGGCGTGTCGAGCGTCACCGTGTAGCCCGACGCCAGCTCGCCCTCGACCACCGAGCCCGGCCCGGAAATCGACAGGATCGCCGCTTCCGCCGGAGCGGGCGAAGGCGGCGGCTCGGGCGCCGGGGACGGCGCAGGTGCCGGTTCTGGCGCCGTTGGGATGGGAGCTGGAGCTGGAGCTGGAGCGGGCTCTGCGGGAGGCTCTGGAGCGGGTGCCGGCACTGGAGCCGGTGCTGGCGCTGGAGCCGGTGCTGGCGCTGGAGCTGGAGTGGGCACTGGCGCGGGGGCCGGGGTGGGCGCAGGAGCGGGCTCTGCGGGAGGCTCTGGAGCTGGAGCTGGTGCCGGGCTGGGTTCAGGTGCCGGAGCCACGGTGCCGTCGACGATCTGCGTGGTGACGGCGTTGGCGGTGCCGTCGATGGTGATCGGGCCGGTGCCGCCGCTGACGGAGGCGAGGCTGACGGTGATGGTTTCGCTGCCTTCGACGGCCGCGTCAGCCATCACCGGCAGCTGGAAGCTCGCGCTGCTGGCGCCGGCGGGGATCGTGACGACGAGCACGGGCTGGAAGTCGGCGCCGCTGGTGGCGCTGCCGGCGTAGGCGAGCGTGACGGTGGTGTCGGCCTGCGCCGGCTGGCTCAGCGTGACGGTGTAGTCGGATGAGACCTGGCCTTCGATCACCGAGCCCGGGCCGCTGATACGGACCCGGGTTGCTGCCGCCTCGCCGGTGCCGCCGATGTGGGGCTGGGCGGTCGACGTGTCGGCCGCGGTCGGGTCGGGATCGGCTGCCGGCGCCTGGGCCGCCGGGGCGGTCGTCGCGAACGGGCCGGCATCGCCGTGCGCCATCGCCAGGTCGTAGAGGTACTGCTGCGGCGTGACCACCTCGACGATGCGCTCGACCCGCTCTGCCGCCTGCAGGCCGCCGCTGTCGCTGCCGCCCGCGAGGCCGGCGCCGGGCGCGTCGAACACCAGTTCGGCGCTGTTGTCCGCGTCCGAGGCGGGCGTGGCGGTGGGGGGCGGTGTCTCGTCGGGCGGTGGCAGTCGCACCGAGAGCTGGCGGCCGACGGTGATTTCGACGATGCCGTCCTGCGTCGTCAGGATGACGTCGCCGCTGCGCACGATGTCGCCGGGCTGCAGGGCGTGCAGCTCGCCGTCGGCGTTGCGGCGCACGGCCGCGCCCCAGACGTTGGACACCGTGCCCGCGGGCAGGCGTGCCGGGGCGTAGGCGGCCTGCAATCGGGCGCCGGCCAGCTGGTGGTCGGGGCTGGGGGGAGGGGTGACTGTTTGCTGGACAGCAGGAGCGTCGGACATGGATGCCTCTCGGCGCGGGGTGGCGCAGTGAAGGCATCGACAGGGGCAGACCGCCGTGCGCGATCTGTCGGCAGGAAAGGGCCCGGTGTCGATGCCGGTGCGCTTCCTATCGACAGCAGGCGGTCACTACTTGAATCGGCGCGGCGGCGTCAGCGCAGCGGCGTGAAACGCGGCGCGATGGCCGCGTGGATGCGGCCCTGGGCGTCTTGCCGGAAGGTGCCGCGGGCCTGGTTGTGCGGGTGGGTGACGGCTTCGTGCAGGTCGAGCACCGGCGCGTAGCAGGCGTCGCTGCCTTCGAGCCGCGCGTCCCAGTGCGCGCGCGGCTGGCTGGCGAACAGGGCGGTCAGCCGCGCCTTCAGCGCCGGCCAGGTGCGCAGGTCGTACTGGCTGTCCGGGGCGACGTCGTCGAGCCCCAGGCGCTTGAGGGCCTCGACGTAGAAGGCCGGCTCTAGCGGCGCCAGCGTCAGGTGGCGGCCGTCGGCGCAGCGGTAGACGTCGTAGAACGGCGAGTCGTGGAAGGGGCTGTCGGCCACCGGCCCGGCCAGCTGGCCGCCGCCGTGGATCCACAGCGCCAGCGTGCCGAGCATCGCCACCACGTCGACGATGGCCGCATCGACCACGCAGCCCTGGCCGCTCTGGCGCGCCGCCATCACCGCGCTGACGAGGCCCAGCGCCAGGCCGAGCGCGCCGCCGGCGTCGCCGACCAGGGTGGGGGGCACGATCGGCGGTTCATGCGGCGTGTTGCCGCCGCGCCGCGCCGCCAGCGACAGCATGCCGCTGAGCGCGACGTAGTTCAGATCGTGGCCGACCACCTGCGCCAGCGGCCCGGTCTGGCCCCAGCCGGTCATGCGGCCGTAGACCAGCCGCGGGTTGCGCTCGGCGCAGTCGGCCGGGCCCAGGCCCAGGCGCTCCATCACGCCGGGCCGGTTGCCTTCGATCAGCGCGTCGGCTTGGGCGACGAGGTCGAGCGCGGCGGCGCGGTCGGCCGCGCGCTTGAGGTCGAGCGTGACGATCTGCTTGCCGTCGAGCAGCCGATTGCCGCCGGCGCCGCCGAGCTGCTCGGCCATCGCATTGCCACCCGGGCGGCGGATCACCGTGACCTGCGCGCCCAGGCCGGCCAGCACCCAGCCGGCCAGCGGGCCGGGGCCGAGGCCCTCGAATTCGACGATGCGGACGGAATGAAGCGGGTGGTTCAGGGGCTGGGTTGGCGCTTGGGTCATGGGTGGGTGCTGTTGTGGAGGTGGTCGACCGCGTCGCTGATCAGGCCGTCGAGCCCCCAGGCGAACAGCTGGTGCGCGCGGCGGGCGTCGTTGACGGTGTAGACCAGCACGCGCAGGCCTTCGGCGTGGCGGCGGGCGATCAGGTCGGGGCCGTCGATCAGGCTGTGCTCGAGCACCACGGCGACGCAGCCCAGGCGTTGCGCGCGGGCCCAGCAATCGGTGTCGAGCGCTTCGAGCAGCAGCGCGCGTGGCAGCTCGGGCGCGGCGTCGCGCGCGGCTTCGATCGCGGCGGGCTCGAAGCTGCTGAGCAGCGGCCAGGCGCTGCGCCCGGCTCGCACCGCATCGCCCCACAGCCGCTGAGCGGCGCGGGCCACGGCGGCGCCCGTCTCGCGCGCGAGGTCGGGCGAGGGCTTGATCTCGATGTTGAGCGCGTGGCCGTTGGCCAGGCAGTGGCGCGCCACCGCCTCCAGGCGCGGCAGCGGCTCGCCGGCGTAGTCCGGGCTGTGCCAGCTGCCGGCATCGAGCCGCGACAGCGCCGCCCAGCTCTGGTCACCGCCCAGGCCGTGGCCGTCGGTGGTGCGATCGAGCGTGTCGTCGTGCAGCAGGAACAGCTCGCCGTCGGCGCTGAGCTTGACGTCGCATTCGTAGCCGGACCAGCCGAACTGGGCGCCCAGGCGCAAGGCGGCCAGCGTGTTTTCGGGCGCCAGCTTGCCGGCGCCGCGGTGGGCGATCCAGCGCGGGTAGGGCCAGGGGGTGTGGAGGTCTGTCATGACAGGGCTCGGGTTGAGGGTCGGATCTTGCCGCCTTGCGTGCGCCAAAGGCCTGATCCTCAGGGAAAACCTGCCCTGCGGTACCATTCTCGGCCCCGCCTGAGCCCTGCCGAAACGTGAAGCACGGCCTCGCGCCCTCTGCTTTTTCGCACGCCTCGCGCACGCGGCCCCCATGAACGCACCGCTCATCCTGTCGCCCCTGAACCTGCCTGAAGGCATCGTGCACGCCGAGGCTGCCGACACGCCGCGCCTGCGCGAGATCCCGTACAACTACACATCGTTCTCCGACCGCGAGATCGTGCTGCGCCTGCTCGGCGCACGCGCGTGGGAGCTGCTGCTGCAACTGCGCGCCGAGCGCCGCACCGGCCGCTCGGCACGCATGCTCTACGAGGTGCTGGGCGACATCTGGGTGGTGCAGCGCAACCCCTATCTCGAAGACGACCTGATCGACAACCCGAAGCGCCGGCAGATGCTGGTCGACGCGCTGCATCACCGCCTGAGCGAGATCGAGAAACGCCGCAAGCCGCAGGAAGACGGCGTGCGCGACGCGGCGGTCGGCGAGCTGCTGGTGGCGGCGAGCGCGGCGGTCGAGCGCTTCTCGGCGCGCTTCCGGGCGGTCTACGACCTGCGTGCGCGCACCCGCCGCGTGCTGGGCCGCCACACCGCCAAGGACAACCTCAAGTTCGACGGCCTCTCCCGCGTCTCGCACGTGACCGACGCCACCGACTGGCGCGTCGAGTACCCGTTCGTGGTGCTGACGCCCGACACCGAGGCCGAGATGGCCGCGCTGGTGGCCGGCTGCGTCGAGCTGGGGCTGACGATCATCCCGCGTGGCGGTGGCACCGGCTACACCGGCGGCGCCGTGCCGCTGACCTGGAAGAGCGCGGTCATCAACACCGAGAAGCTCGAAGCGATGACCGAGGTCGAGTGGGTCGACCTGCCCGGCCTCGACCGCAAGGTGGCAACGATCTGGACCGGCGCCGGCGTGGTCACGCAGCGGGTGGCGGACGCAGCC
This portion of the Leptothrix cholodnii SP-6 genome encodes:
- the secA gene encoding preprotein translocase subunit SecA, translated to MLPKLLTSIFGSRNERLLKQYRRVVERINALEVQFETLGDDELRGKTAEFRQRIAAGTTLDDLLPEAYAVVREGGKRALKMRHFDVQLIGGMTLHNGKIAEMRTGEGKTLMATLPVYLNALTGKGVHVVTVNDYLARRDAEWMARLYNFLGMTVGINLPNMSREEKQAAYAADITYGTNNEYGFDYLRDNMVYEVVDRVQRPLNYAIVDEVDSILIDEARTPLIISGQAEDQTDLYLRINAVIPQLAKQIGEADPRTGEGVIQAGDFTADEKTHQVFLTEDGHEKAESLLAQAGLLAEGASLYDAANITLVHHLYASLRAHHLFHRDQHYVVQNGEVIIVDEFTGRLMSGRRWSDGLHQAVEAKEGVNIQAENQTLASITFQNYFRMYAKLGGMTGTADTEAYEFQEIYGLETVVIPPNRPTIRRDELDLVYKTDREKYDAVTADIRECYERGQPVLVGTTSIENSERVSELLNKAGLPHQVLNAKQHAREAEIIAQAGRPKMVTIATNMAGRGTDIVLGGNVEKQVQLLEADASVPEVDKAARIQTLKDEWQGLHEQVVALGGLRIIATERHESRRIDNQLRGRAGRQGDPGSSRFYLSLEDSLMRIFAGDRVKAIMERLKMPDGEAIEAGIVTRSIESAQRKVEARNFDVRKQLLEYDDVSNDQRKVIYSQRNEILEQTDVDAQIAHLRRGAMTDVVRTYVPAESVEEQWELATLESTLRDEWQLDVPLRAVVDKSDAMSDEDVVERVVTAANDAFDAKLAQVGREQFASFERMILLQSIDTHWREHLAALDYLRQGIHLRGYAQKNPKQEYKREAFELFSQLLDRVKLDVTRVLMTVRIQSREEAAQAAEAIEVRAEQISNVTYTHPNEDGSVSQDAAAASAAEGLPLQQGLRVGRNDPCPCGSGKKYKQCHGKLA
- the argJ gene encoding bifunctional glutamate N-acetyltransferase/amino-acid acetyltransferase ArgJ — its product is MPVNLRAPLPEELHPVAGVKLGITMAGVRKANRRDLTVVTLVPGSSVAGVFTTNRFCAAPVQICREHLAAGPAKRAIVINTGNANAGTGEDGLVRARSVCVALAQQLNLAPEEVLPFSTGVIMETLPADRIQAGLPAAIADAREDHWAQAAEAIMTTDTLPKAASRQVQIGGKTVTVTGISKGAGMIRPNMATMLGFVATDAVIEPRLLQELVREAADRSFNRITIDGDTSTNDSFLLIATHQAGHAPITQLESPEGAALRSAVIAVSQQLAQAIVRDGEGATKFITIRVEGGRHKEECRQVAYAIAHSPLVKTAFFASDPNLGRILAAVGYAGIDDLDQNLIDLFLDDVHVARNGGRHPDYREEDGSRVMKQAEITVRVDLHRGNRRATVWTCDLSHDYVTINADYRS
- a CDS encoding VCBS domain-containing protein, with the translated sequence MSDAPAVQQTVTPPPSPDHQLAGARLQAAYAPARLPAGTVSNVWGAAVRRNADGELHALQPGDIVRSGDVILTTQDGIVEITVGRQLSVRLPPPDETPPPTATPASDADNSAELVFDAPGAGLAGGSDSGGLQAAERVERIVEVVTPQQYLYDLAMAHGDAGPFATTAPAAQAPAADPDPTAADTSTAQPHIGGTGEAAATRVRISGPGSVIEGQVSSDYTVTLSQPAQADTTVTLAYAGSATSGADFQPVLVVTIPAGASSASFQLPVMADAAVEGSETITVSLASVSGGTGPITIDGTANAVTTQIVDGTVAPAPEPSPAPAPAPEPPAEPAPAPTPAPAPVPTPAPAPAPAPAPAPAPVPAPAPEPPAEPAPAPAPAPIPTAPEPAPAPSPAPEPPPSPAPAEAAILSISGPGSVVEGELASGYTVTLDTPAATDMTVWLAFSGSATGGVDYAHQFVSVTIQAGARAATFDLSTIDDAYAEGTETLVVSIAGSNGGGFANVAISSSAGSVTTMLMDDVVPSGPPGPGPGTAPGPEDTATLSISGPGTVIEGHVTADYTVTLDKAAATDMTVRLSYAGTATDGADYVGAVVEITIKAGSTSATVALSALNDHAVEGTESVIVSIAGTSGGGFENVVIASGAGSVGTQIIDGALPVIGGQLSAQVSEEGLAGGQADDVGAHPGDDSTDARSFSGQLSFSDADSAQLSVTLSAPPDALSSGGQAIVWTGDGSTTLVGHVGTADGAEALRVSIDAGGAYEVTLSRPLDHGAAGEDRLSLGVGVHLSDGVHGRDATIELQIDDDAPLARNDSVSATAARTNLLISLDVSGSMDTADGVAGATRLASAIEAIGQLLDRHEAMGDVAVRLVTFSSTAQAIGEVWTDVATARQLLASLQADGGTHYDSALAAAQSAFLSAGRLAGAQNVSYFLSDGEPNRGHGIDSAEQRQWESFVTSQAIDSRAIGLGDSTTQASMDGIAYDGSSGHDTDALRVSDFNQLDAVLSTPVQAPVSGQLIAGGGADGARIASITIDGVTYTYHPGPPGSVGVQAGTGTNAGSHDAQTGVLSVALAHGGSLAVQLDSGAYTFSPGAEAGRTDVRFTLIDGDGDTADGTLGLDVVRPPDQAAVIGGVDHGDVTEAGSLTASNGCDRDHDSSRSSASSTHGQLSVHDGDGPAQARFQPVGSGASTLGLGQYGIDASGRWTYTLDNGHPKVDALAPGQTLTDRFVVHSADGTAQTVTITIHGSNDAPTVRASGGGGLLGLIDANVLDILDFGRQQAFGAHDVDGDLKQVELHYDSGLLGKLTSLVTTTHHFAYDVRLAAELGLQVLENTTPAQTGGLLGTLGGLLCSNESTLTITAADGGTLSNPLINEFLASVHLENSGGLLGDAVNAKLLSATTLTATDSAGATAQANVGSLLTVDVLAAEAQTTVTTDSTSGGHALDGSTGSDRLYGLDGDDTLAGGAGADLLRGGSGDDVLAGGLGADVLRWHLADAGSAASPARDRIADFDVGTPANGGDLLDLRDLLLGEQHFGNDVGNLADFLDFKLDSSGQSTLLEVRSQGATGPVDQVIEFTGVDLIGAAGGDQQQVIQHLLQSGKLITD
- a CDS encoding CaiB/BaiF CoA transferase family protein, translating into MTQAPTQPLNHPLHSVRIVEFEGLGPGPLAGWVLAGLGAQVTVIRRPGGNAMAEQLGGAGGNRLLDGKQIVTLDLKRAADRAAALDLVAQADALIEGNRPGVMERLGLGPADCAERNPRLVYGRMTGWGQTGPLAQVVGHDLNYVALSGMLSLAARRGGNTPHEPPIVPPTLVGDAGGALGLALGLVSAVMAARQSGQGCVVDAAIVDVVAMLGTLALWIHGGGQLAGPVADSPFHDSPFYDVYRCADGRHLTLAPLEPAFYVEALKRLGLDDVAPDSQYDLRTWPALKARLTALFASQPRAHWDARLEGSDACYAPVLDLHEAVTHPHNQARGTFRQDAQGRIHAAIAPRFTPLR
- the ugpQ gene encoding glycerophosphodiester phosphodiesterase; its protein translation is MTDLHTPWPYPRWIAHRGAGKLAPENTLAALRLGAQFGWSGYECDVKLSADGELFLLHDDTLDRTTDGHGLGGDQSWAALSRLDAGSWHSPDYAGEPLPRLEAVARHCLANGHALNIEIKPSPDLARETGAAVARAAQRLWGDAVRAGRSAWPLLSSFEPAAIEAARDAAPELPRALLLEALDTDCWARAQRLGCVAVVLEHSLIDGPDLIARRHAEGLRVLVYTVNDARRAHQLFAWGLDGLISDAVDHLHNSTHP